The nucleotide window AATTCCTGCCAATCTCATCCAGTGCACACCTGCGGATCGTCGGAGAGCTTCTGCCCAGGGCACAGGATCCGGGGGCAGCTTTCACGGCGATTACCCAGCTCGGTACGGAAACCGCGGTGATCGTGTACTTCTGGAGGGACATCGTCAGAATCATCAGGGCATGGTTCGGCTCTCTTACCGGCAAGACTGCGCGGGACGATCCGGACGCCCGGATGGGGTGGCTGGTCATACTCGGCAGCCTGCCCATCGTCATCCTCGGGCTGCTTTTTCAGGAGCAGATCGAAAGCACGTTCCGCAGCATGTGGCTGGTGGCCACCATGCTCGTCGTTTTCGGGGTGATCCTCGCCATCGCGGACGCCGTTGGTCGCCAACGTCTGACTCTCGACAGGCTCACCTACAAGCACGGAATCCTGTACGGTCTGGCACAGGCGCTCGCCCTTATCCCCGGGGTCTCCCGCTCGGGCGGAACCATCACTGCCGGCCTGCTGATGGGCTACACACGCGAGGCGGCCGCCCGATACTCCTTTCTGCTCGCGATACCCGCAGTCTTTGGCAGCGGTCTCTACCAGCTCTATAAGAGCGCTGGAACGCCCGGCCCCTACGGCGGCCTGGAGACCCTGCTCGCAACCGTAATCGCCTTCGCGGTGGGCTACGTCATCATCGGGTGGTTCCTGAAGTTCGTTTCGACCCGCAGCTATGGCGTCTTCGTCTGGTACCGGATCGCTCTCGGACTGGTAATTTTCCTGCTCCTCGGCTTTGGCGTCATCACCGCCTGACGAGTCCGTCGCGCCGTTCGCCACCATCCAACCACGTAAGGTGGAACAGTGATTTCCTGGAATTCCCGGACCGTTACGGGCCTGCCCGGCAGCCCTCCGCCTATTCGCCTGTGGGACAGCGCTCTGGAGCGCATCGTAGAACTTCCCGCTGGGCAGCGACAGGGATTGTATGTCTGCGGGATCACCCCCTACGACGCCACGCATATGGGCCACGCGGCCACCTACGTGGCATTCGACCTGTTGAACCGGCTCTGGCGGGATGCGGGGTCTGAGGTGGACTACGTCCAGAACGTGACAGACGTGGACGATCCGCTGCTTGAGCGCGCCAGCGCCACCAACGTCGACTGGATGGATCTTGCCGGATCGCAAACGGACCTTTTCCGGACGGACATGGAGGCGCTCAACGTCCTCGCCCCCGCGCACTATGTGGGAGCGGTCGAATCCGTCGCTGCCATCGTCCCGGTCATCGAGGATCTGTTGGCGCGCAACCTTGCCTACCGGGTCCCCGGCTCCGAAACCGACCCGGACGGCGACGTGTACTTCTCGGTCGAGCGGGCAACAGAGTTGTCGGATGCCTCGCAAGAAACGCAGTGGAAGCTTGGTTTCATTTCACATCTGGGCGAGGAGGAGATGATTCCCACTTTCGCTGAGCGCGGCGGCGATCCTGCCCGCCCCGGAAAACGCCATGCACTCGACCCTCTCCTCTGGCGGGCCGCCAGGCCGTCGGAACCGGCGTGGGACGGTGCGTCCCTCGGTGCCGGACGGCCTGGCTGGCACATCGAGTGCTCGGTGATTGCGCTCCAGCACCTCCCGGCACCCTTCGCGGTGCAGGGCGGGGGAGCGGACCTGATGTTCCCGCACCATGAGATGAGTTCTGGTCACGCGCAAGCCATTTCCGGGCTTCCACTGGCCCGCCATTACGCACATGCGGGCATGGTCGGACTCGACGGCGAGAAAATGAGCAAGTCCAAAGGGAATCTGGTGCTGGTATCAGCGTTGCGCGAAGCCGGCACCGATCCGGCGGCCATTCGCCTCGCCATCCTCGCGAACCACTACCGTTCCGACTGGTCATGGACGTCGAATGGTCTCGACACCGCGCGCTACAGGCTGGACACGTGGCGTGCTGCGCTCGCTGCTGCGACGGTGGAATCGGTCGTGGATCTTATCGAAGGGATGCGGAAGGCGTTGGCCAACGACCTCGATGCTCCGGCGGCTATGGCCGCCGTGGACCGGTGGTGTGTTGAGACTGCGCACCTCACTGGAACAGACTCTGGAGCGCGCCTGGCTGCTGACGCGTTCGACGCCCTACTGGGAATCCGATTGAAGGATTAGTCCTTGCGGCGCTTCTTGAGGTAACGCTCAAACTCACGGGCAATGGATTCGCCGCTTGCCTCCGGAAGATCCGCGGTGTCCTTCGCCTCCTCGAGCTGGCGGACATATGCCGCAACCTCCGGGTCTTCGGTGGACAGCTCATCCACGCCCCGCTCCCATGCCTCGGCTTCCTCTGCGAGCGCATGCGTGTCGAGGCCGACGCGGAGAAGTTCTTCGAGCCGGTTCAACAGGGCGAGCTGCGCTTTGGGGGACGGAGCCTGTCCGACGTAGTGGGGGACGGCCGCCCACATGGACAATGTGGGTATGTCAGCGAGCTGGCCTACCTCCGCGAGTACCCCGACAATCCCGATTGGCCCCTCGTAGGTGGAGGCCTCGACGTTGAGGGATTCGCGAATCAGGTCGTCATCGGAGGAGACCGTGATCGGGATCGGACGGGTGTGCGGTACATCAGCCAGCAGCGCACCGACCAGGACAAGGCAGTCCACGTCGAGTTCCTTTGCCATACCCACCAGCTCGGCTGTGTATCCGCGCCACTTGTAGGACGGTTCGACACCATGAACCAGGATGACGTCGAGATTGCTCTCAGTCACTGAGGCCTTACTGATGCGGGTCGTGGGCCATTTGATGCGCCGCAGTCCGGAACTGTTGCGCTTGATGACGGGCCGGGTGAACTGGAAGTCGTAGAACTCATCAGCATCGATAGTCGAAATTTTCTCCCCGCCCCACTGTTTGCCGAGAAACTTAAGGGCATCGCTGGCGGCTTCGCCGGCGTCGTTCCATCCCTCGAACGCAGCGAGCATGACCGTGACTCTTCCTCCGGTCTCCGTTGCCGGGAACAGGCTGGGAATGCCGTCAGGAACACCCTGAGTCTGGTTGTCTTCGAACGTACTCACCGTTTCACCCTAAACCTCCACCGCTGTCGTGTCAGTCGTGCCAACGCCGCTTCGCGCAGAGCGGACCCGCCGGCCGGCCCTGTGTGGCCACGTAGACTAGGGGCATGGTCACCCCTTTCAGCAATACGGCTGTGCCCTCAGAGGTCGGACAGCCTGCCGGGTACCATGCCCCTTCAGAACACGGTCTCCAGGCTGTGCTGTGGGACATGGATGGCACGATCGTGGATACGGAGCCGTACTGGATCGAGGCTGAGCGTGCGCTGGTCGCGGCGCATGGCGGATCGTGGTCCGATGAGCAGGCAAAGGGTCTCGTGGGCCAGGCCCTCACCTTTTCAGCCGGCGTGTTGCAGGCCGCCGGGGTCCAGCTGAGCGTGCGCGAGATCATCGACACACTCACGCATCAGGTGACTGCAAGGGTAAGCGAGGCAGTTCCTTGGCGACCTGGTGCGCGGGAACTCCTGAGCGCGCTGCACGAAGGCGGAGTTCCCTGTGCACTGGTCACGATGTCGGAGCAGCAGCTGGCGCTCGAAGTATCACGCCATCTGCCGGACGGCACGTTCGAATTGCTCGTAACGGGTGATCAGGTAGCCAGGGGAAAGCCGGATCCTGAGGCGTACCAGACGGCCTTTGACTCACTCGCCAAAGCCCGCGTGCTGCACAAGGAGCACGTTGTAGCTATCGAGGATTCCCTACCCGGGGTCACATCAGCCCGGGCCGCCGGCGTAGTCACCCTCGGAGTGCCGCATTTCGTTGCCTTGCCTGAAGATGCCGCTGATTACCAGTGGACCACCCTCGCCGGGCGCACTGTGGAAGATCTGCAGAACCTGGTCCGCTCCCACGTGGGACGCGCCACCGGCGGAAGGGCAACTGCGTGAACAGGCCGCGCCGCCCTGAGCCGGTCCGGCAGGAAGGCATTCCGCTGGGACGGATCTTCGGCATCCCGGTGGTGCTGGCCTGGTCATGGTTCATCATTACGGCCTTCGTTGTGATCGTCTTCGGCCCGCAGGTGGCAGACCTGTACCCTGCCATCGGCTTGGGCGCGTATGGTGTTGCGCTCACTTATGCCGTCCTGCTCGCAGTTTCTGTTCTTATTCATGAACTTGCCCATGCGCTTTCAGCACGGAGGTTCGGGTGGCCGACTACACGGATCGTCCTGAACCTCTGGGGCGGACACACACAGTTCGAAAACTTCGCCGCCAGCCCCGGCCGGTCTCTGATCGTTGCCATGGCGGGTCCTGCGGCCAATCTGGTCCTTGCCCTTGCCGGCTGGGGAGCACTGGTCCTCATCGAGCCATCCGGGGTGGCCAACCTCCTGGCGAACATCCTGATCTGGGCCAACTTCCTCGTCGCGGCCTTCAACGTACTGCCCGGCCTGCCCCTCGACGGCGGGCGGATCGTCGAATCCGCTGTCTGGCGTGCAACCGGCAGCCAGGAAAAAGGAACGGTGGCCGCCGGCTGGACGGGAAGGGCGATCGCCGTCCTCCTCGTCGCTGCCGTCGTGCTGGTGCCGCTTCTCATCGGATCCCAACCCAGCACTGTCACGGTGATTGTCGCCGTCGTCATGGGTGGTTTCCTCTGGCTTGGGGCCAGCTCAGCAATAGCCAATGCGCAGATGAGGCTGAGGCTACCCGAGGTCAGCGCAGGGAGACTGAAGCGTCCCGCGCTGGGCGTGCCGGCCGGGACCTCCGTGCAGCAGGTCAAGCGATTGCTCGCCGACCGGCCGGGATACGACGTCGTCCTGACCAGTCCGGACGGGCTGCCGGAAGCGGTGGTGGATCAGGTCGCATTGACAGCCGTTCCGGCTGCACAGGCCGAGCGGACGCCCGCCAACGCTGTTGC belongs to Arthrobacter tumbae and includes:
- a CDS encoding HAD family hydrolase, producing MVTPFSNTAVPSEVGQPAGYHAPSEHGLQAVLWDMDGTIVDTEPYWIEAERALVAAHGGSWSDEQAKGLVGQALTFSAGVLQAAGVQLSVREIIDTLTHQVTARVSEAVPWRPGARELLSALHEGGVPCALVTMSEQQLALEVSRHLPDGTFELLVTGDQVARGKPDPEAYQTAFDSLAKARVLHKEHVVAIEDSLPGVTSARAAGVVTLGVPHFVALPEDAADYQWTTLAGRTVEDLQNLVRSHVGRATGGRATA
- a CDS encoding proteasome assembly chaperone family protein; this encodes MSTFEDNQTQGVPDGIPSLFPATETGGRVTVMLAAFEGWNDAGEAASDALKFLGKQWGGEKISTIDADEFYDFQFTRPVIKRNSSGLRRIKWPTTRISKASVTESNLDVILVHGVEPSYKWRGYTAELVGMAKELDVDCLVLVGALLADVPHTRPIPITVSSDDDLIRESLNVEASTYEGPIGIVGVLAEVGQLADIPTLSMWAAVPHYVGQAPSPKAQLALLNRLEELLRVGLDTHALAEEAEAWERGVDELSTEDPEVAAYVRQLEEAKDTADLPEASGESIAREFERYLKKRRKD
- a CDS encoding undecaprenyl-diphosphate phosphatase — translated: MNWIEAAVLGLVQGLTEFLPISSSAHLRIVGELLPRAQDPGAAFTAITQLGTETAVIVYFWRDIVRIIRAWFGSLTGKTARDDPDARMGWLVILGSLPIVILGLLFQEQIESTFRSMWLVATMLVVFGVILAIADAVGRQRLTLDRLTYKHGILYGLAQALALIPGVSRSGGTITAGLLMGYTREAAARYSFLLAIPAVFGSGLYQLYKSAGTPGPYGGLETLLATVIAFAVGYVIIGWFLKFVSTRSYGVFVWYRIALGLVIFLLLGFGVITA
- a CDS encoding site-2 protease family protein; amino-acid sequence: MNRPRRPEPVRQEGIPLGRIFGIPVVLAWSWFIITAFVVIVFGPQVADLYPAIGLGAYGVALTYAVLLAVSVLIHELAHALSARRFGWPTTRIVLNLWGGHTQFENFAASPGRSLIVAMAGPAANLVLALAGWGALVLIEPSGVANLLANILIWANFLVAAFNVLPGLPLDGGRIVESAVWRATGSQEKGTVAAGWTGRAIAVLLVAAVVLVPLLIGSQPSTVTVIVAVVMGGFLWLGASSAIANAQMRLRLPEVSAGRLKRPALGVPAGTSVQQVKRLLADRPGYDVVLTSPDGLPEAVVDQVALTAVPAAQAERTPANAVARALAPGAHVPEFAEGQELVQYLARLAGSEYAVTDRQGSVTGLLHQSVVIAAITGRPQPGSN
- the mshC gene encoding cysteine--1-D-myo-inosityl 2-amino-2-deoxy-alpha-D-glucopyranoside ligase is translated as MISWNSRTVTGLPGSPPPIRLWDSALERIVELPAGQRQGLYVCGITPYDATHMGHAATYVAFDLLNRLWRDAGSEVDYVQNVTDVDDPLLERASATNVDWMDLAGSQTDLFRTDMEALNVLAPAHYVGAVESVAAIVPVIEDLLARNLAYRVPGSETDPDGDVYFSVERATELSDASQETQWKLGFISHLGEEEMIPTFAERGGDPARPGKRHALDPLLWRAARPSEPAWDGASLGAGRPGWHIECSVIALQHLPAPFAVQGGGADLMFPHHEMSSGHAQAISGLPLARHYAHAGMVGLDGEKMSKSKGNLVLVSALREAGTDPAAIRLAILANHYRSDWSWTSNGLDTARYRLDTWRAALAAATVESVVDLIEGMRKALANDLDAPAAMAAVDRWCVETAHLTGTDSGARLAADAFDALLGIRLKD